One genomic window of Cupriavidus oxalaticus includes the following:
- a CDS encoding serine/threonine protein kinase — MTAFTAPADSGIPYAGLTPERMLDALESAGLRPDGRLLALNSYENRVWQAGIEDAAPVIAKFYRPGRWTDAAILEEHAFVQQLADAEIPAVPALFLPAGAPDAGTLRYHAGFRFAVFPRCGGREPALDRKDTLTWLGRFIGRIHATGAAQPYQARPALDIDTFGIAPRDWLLASGCIPVDLLPAWQSVAELALDGVRRCYERAGEVPLLRVHGDCHRGNVLWIDEDDARGGSLGAPGPHFVDFDDSRMAPAIQDIWMLLEGDRAAMQDQLADIVAGYEDFAEFRTRELWLVEALRTLRLLHYSAWLASRWADPAFPAAFPWFGTARYWQDRILELREQVALMDEAPLWGA; from the coding sequence ATGACAGCGTTCACCGCCCCGGCCGATTCCGGTATTCCCTATGCCGGCCTGACGCCTGAGCGGATGCTGGACGCGCTCGAAAGCGCCGGCCTGCGCCCCGACGGGCGGCTGCTGGCACTCAACAGCTATGAGAACCGGGTGTGGCAGGCCGGCATCGAGGACGCCGCGCCGGTCATCGCCAAGTTCTACCGCCCCGGCCGCTGGACCGACGCGGCCATCCTGGAAGAACACGCCTTCGTGCAGCAGCTGGCCGATGCCGAGATCCCGGCCGTGCCGGCGCTGTTCTTGCCGGCCGGTGCGCCGGATGCCGGCACGCTGCGCTACCACGCCGGCTTTCGCTTTGCGGTGTTCCCGCGCTGCGGCGGCCGTGAGCCCGCGCTCGACCGCAAGGACACGCTGACCTGGCTCGGCCGCTTTATCGGCCGTATCCACGCCACCGGCGCGGCACAGCCTTACCAGGCCCGGCCCGCGCTGGATATCGACACCTTCGGCATTGCCCCGCGCGACTGGCTGCTGGCCAGCGGCTGCATCCCCGTCGACCTGCTGCCGGCGTGGCAGTCGGTCGCCGAGCTCGCGCTGGACGGCGTGCGCCGCTGTTACGAACGCGCCGGCGAAGTGCCGCTGCTGCGCGTGCATGGCGACTGCCACCGCGGCAACGTGCTGTGGATCGACGAAGACGATGCGCGCGGCGGCAGCCTCGGAGCGCCCGGCCCGCACTTTGTGGATTTCGACGACAGCCGCATGGCGCCGGCGATCCAGGACATCTGGATGCTGCTGGAGGGCGACCGCGCGGCAATGCAGGACCAGCTGGCCGACATTGTGGCCGGCTATGAGGACTTCGCCGAATTCCGCACGCGCGAACTGTGGCTGGTGGAGGCGCTGCGCACCCTGCGCCTGCTGCACTACAGCGCCTGGCTGGCCAGCCGCTGGGCCGACCCTGCCTTCCCGGCCGCGTTCCCGTGGTTCGGCACCGCGCGCTATTGGCAGGATCGCATTCTTGAACTGCGCGAACAGGTGGCCCTGATGGACGAAGCGCCCCTGTGGGGCGCTTGA
- a CDS encoding universal stress protein has product MTNIVLATDGSAFSDAAARFVAEGKLLQTGFTVHVVHVAPEVSGQVRAFVSKETIDDWHKEASDKAMAGVSEILKTAGVPFEQHALHGFAPERIVAYARSVNAEAIVMGTHGRGSFFDAVIGSVAGRVLAQADCPVLLVKAPEKKG; this is encoded by the coding sequence ATGACCAATATCGTGCTCGCCACCGATGGCTCGGCCTTCAGCGATGCCGCGGCGCGCTTTGTTGCCGAAGGCAAGCTGCTGCAGACCGGCTTTACCGTGCATGTCGTGCATGTGGCCCCGGAAGTGAGCGGCCAGGTGCGCGCCTTTGTCAGCAAGGAAACCATCGACGACTGGCACAAGGAGGCCAGTGACAAGGCGATGGCGGGTGTCAGCGAGATCCTCAAGACGGCCGGCGTGCCGTTCGAGCAGCATGCGCTGCACGGTTTTGCGCCGGAACGCATCGTGGCCTATGCGCGTTCGGTGAATGCCGAAGCCATCGTGATGGGCACGCATGGCCGCGGTTCCTTCTTCGATGCGGTGATCGGTTCGGTGGCCGGACGCGTGCTGGCGCAGGCGGATTGCCCGGTGCTGCTGGTCAAGGCGCCGGAAAAGAAGGGGTAA
- a CDS encoding CaiB/BaiF CoA transferase family protein, translating into MSEHGKLLPLRGIKVVEFEGIGPGPLCGAMLAGLGAEVTLVTRPVAPDARRILRGQAVPPEMELEHGKQVVQLNLKAPDGVAAALDLVAGADALIEGLRPGAMERLGLGPKACHARNPRLVYGRMTGWGQSGPLAQSAGHDLNYIALTGLLSMAARDDALPMVPPTVMGDATGALGLAFGLTSAILSARASGQGCVVDAAITDIVAMLGSLVQVSRAAGTLGGPQPSPFHDSPFYDVYRCADGRAITLGALEPQFYRELLERLELTDVDPATQYDRAQWPALKARIAACIAAQPSKHWEALLGGTDVCFARVLTLEEAACHPHNQARGTYRMFRQGEREVPRSAPAPRFLPAGTE; encoded by the coding sequence ATGAGTGAGCATGGCAAGCTGCTGCCCCTGCGCGGCATCAAGGTGGTGGAATTTGAAGGCATCGGCCCCGGCCCGCTGTGCGGGGCCATGCTGGCGGGCCTCGGCGCCGAGGTAACGCTGGTGACCCGCCCGGTCGCCCCTGACGCGCGCCGCATCTTGCGCGGCCAGGCCGTGCCGCCGGAGATGGAGCTGGAGCACGGCAAGCAGGTGGTGCAGCTGAACCTGAAGGCGCCCGATGGCGTCGCCGCGGCGCTCGACCTCGTGGCAGGCGCCGATGCGCTGATCGAAGGGCTGCGCCCCGGCGCGATGGAGCGGCTCGGCCTGGGCCCCAAGGCCTGCCATGCCCGCAATCCGCGCCTGGTGTACGGCCGCATGACCGGCTGGGGGCAGAGCGGCCCGCTGGCGCAGAGCGCCGGTCATGACCTGAACTACATCGCGCTGACCGGCCTGCTGTCGATGGCCGCGCGCGACGATGCGCTGCCGATGGTGCCGCCGACCGTGATGGGCGACGCCACCGGCGCGCTCGGGCTGGCCTTCGGCCTGACCAGCGCCATCCTGAGCGCGCGTGCCAGCGGCCAGGGCTGCGTGGTCGATGCGGCGATCACCGACATCGTTGCCATGCTCGGCTCGCTGGTGCAGGTATCGCGGGCCGCCGGCACGCTCGGCGGACCCCAGCCCAGCCCGTTCCACGACTCGCCGTTCTATGACGTCTACCGCTGCGCCGACGGCCGCGCCATCACGCTGGGCGCACTCGAGCCGCAGTTCTACCGCGAACTGCTCGAACGGCTGGAACTGACCGACGTCGATCCCGCCACGCAATACGACCGCGCCCAGTGGCCCGCCCTGAAGGCGCGCATCGCCGCGTGCATCGCCGCCCAGCCGAGCAAGCACTGGGAGGCATTGCTGGGCGGCACCGATGTCTGCTTCGCGCGCGTGCTGACTCTGGAAGAGGCCGCCTGCCATCCGCACAACCAGGCGCGCGGCACCTACCGGATGTTCCGGCAGGGCGAGCGCGAGGTGCCACGCTCGGCGCCGGCGCCGCGCTTCCTGCCCGCCGGCACGGAGTGA
- a CDS encoding carboxymuconolactone decarboxylase family protein — protein MAEPSQNADYTPTPAFATGLEVRTEVLGPTHVQRALDAAAQQGDTSLQQLVTEFAWGTVWTREGLDRKQRSLATVSMLIALNRPQELAGHLRGALANGVTPEELRELMVHSAVYCGFPAALDASRKLTEVLDAARS, from the coding sequence ATGGCCGAACCCAGCCAGAATGCCGACTACACGCCCACCCCCGCGTTCGCCACCGGCCTCGAAGTCCGCACCGAGGTCCTTGGCCCGACGCACGTGCAGCGCGCGCTCGATGCCGCCGCACAGCAGGGCGACACCAGCCTGCAGCAGCTGGTCACCGAGTTTGCATGGGGCACGGTGTGGACCCGCGAAGGGCTGGATCGCAAGCAGCGCAGCCTGGCCACGGTATCGATGCTGATCGCGCTGAACCGGCCGCAGGAACTGGCCGGCCACCTGCGCGGCGCGCTGGCCAACGGCGTCACGCCCGAGGAACTGCGCGAACTGATGGTGCACAGCGCCGTCTACTGCGGTTTCCCTGCGGCGCTGGACGCCAGCCGCAAACTGACTGAAGTGCTGGACGCCGCCAGGTCCTGA
- a CDS encoding response regulator transcription factor, producing MQHALIVDEPSRFRTTLSGQLAAALEAAEVLEADGVRDAFRLVRDHRPGLVLVDVEYFGNPGVDFVRRVSATFPTVHVLVLSCTDATAAPVRALRAGAHGFVVKHRGVPEVLQAARGVLSGYLVFPMYTLEAARQLGEALDSGIPRLSNREITILQYLARGHSNKAIAAELLISSKTVSTHKANIMAKLNVGSLVEMVDYARRHQLVW from the coding sequence TTGCAACACGCGTTGATCGTCGACGAGCCTTCCCGGTTCCGCACTACGCTGTCCGGTCAACTGGCGGCGGCCTTGGAGGCCGCCGAAGTGCTGGAAGCCGACGGCGTGCGCGATGCGTTCCGGCTGGTGCGCGATCACCGCCCCGGGCTGGTGCTGGTCGATGTCGAGTATTTCGGCAATCCCGGCGTCGATTTCGTCCGGCGCGTGTCGGCAACCTTTCCCACGGTACATGTGCTGGTGCTGTCCTGCACCGACGCCACCGCCGCCCCGGTGCGGGCGCTGCGCGCCGGCGCGCACGGCTTCGTGGTCAAGCATCGCGGCGTGCCCGAGGTGCTGCAGGCCGCGCGCGGCGTGCTGAGCGGCTACCTGGTGTTCCCCATGTACACGCTGGAAGCCGCGCGCCAGCTCGGCGAAGCGCTCGACTCCGGCATCCCGCGGCTCAGCAATCGCGAAATCACCATCCTGCAGTACCTGGCGCGCGGTCATTCCAACAAGGCGATTGCCGCGGAGCTGCTGATCAGCAGCAAGACGGTCAGCACGCACAAGGCCAACATCATGGCCAAGCTCAATGTCGGCTCGCTGGTGGAGATGGTCGACTATGCGCGTCGCCACCAGCTGGTGTGGTGA
- a CDS encoding fimbria/pilus outer membrane usher protein — MPVRSAQDVEFSDTFLQGTAGGVADLSRFSKGNPALPGHYRAELYVNEIWLGRAGVELRQSGDPAAPAVPCFDRSLLERIGVDLARLTAAASLDGDGCQPLPALIADATASFDNGEQRLDISVPQAAMVRRARGYVSPENWDNGVPAARLQYNANVYHSDASSLSTTQAYVGLNAGLNLGPWRFSHQGSLNHDERQGTRYQSVLTNLQRAIAPWKSQLVIGDAFTDGTLFDSIGFRGVRLASDERMYPESLRGYAPIVRGIARSNARVQVRQQGNILYETTVAPGPFEIDDLYPTGYGGDIEVVVTEADGSVHVSTMPYAAAVNALRAGQSRYSVTAGQYRNTVLQGSTLLLQGTYLHGFSNTVTGYGGFVAAQGYGAIAAGAALNTDLGAFGADITHASTRLQGQPDRSGQSVRLSYSKLVAPTNTNFSVAAYRYSSRGYLGLADAMSWLALDQAGRLPSLPTARGKLQLSINQALPAGYGNFYLTGSVQSYWQGGSTVSQFQAGYNNTYRAIAYGVSASRQLNVATSKWDTRVMLTVGLPLGKSPRAPYSLTSVQRGSDGSFTAQETVTGTLGSDNAFSYALNAGHTGGGSGSANSIGGSVSYISPFATMTANASRSTAYTQAGAGISGGIVAYADGVAFSPSLGDTVAVVEAKDAAGARLANGAGLRVDPWGHAVVSNLVPFARNEIELDPQGLPLEVTLKSTQQRIAPTAGAVVRVRFETENPGRAAILRTRLPDGAPVPFGAEVFSADGKPVGTVAQAGRVLVRGLATDAGTLTARWSQASGDACTLHYDLGKPGNQAAAMVASDAPCTR; from the coding sequence ATGCCTGTCCGCTCCGCGCAGGACGTGGAGTTCAGCGATACCTTCCTGCAGGGTACGGCGGGCGGCGTTGCGGACCTGAGCCGCTTCAGCAAGGGCAATCCGGCGCTGCCCGGCCACTACCGTGCCGAGTTGTATGTCAACGAAATCTGGCTGGGTCGCGCCGGCGTGGAGCTGCGCCAGTCCGGCGACCCCGCCGCCCCGGCGGTGCCGTGCTTCGATCGCAGCCTGCTGGAGCGCATCGGCGTCGACCTGGCCAGGCTGACGGCCGCCGCATCGCTGGACGGCGACGGCTGCCAGCCGCTGCCAGCGCTGATCGCCGATGCCACCGCGAGCTTCGACAACGGCGAGCAGCGGCTCGACATCAGCGTGCCGCAGGCCGCGATGGTGCGCCGCGCACGTGGTTACGTCAGCCCCGAGAACTGGGACAACGGTGTTCCGGCGGCGCGCTTGCAGTACAACGCCAACGTCTATCACTCCGACGCATCCAGCCTGTCGACCACGCAGGCCTATGTGGGCTTGAACGCCGGCCTCAACCTGGGACCATGGCGCTTCAGCCACCAGGGCAGCCTGAACCACGATGAACGGCAGGGCACGCGCTACCAGAGCGTACTCACCAACCTGCAGCGCGCCATTGCGCCCTGGAAAAGCCAGTTGGTAATCGGCGATGCGTTTACCGACGGCACGCTGTTCGACAGCATCGGCTTTCGCGGCGTGCGCCTGGCCAGCGACGAGCGGATGTATCCCGAATCGCTGCGCGGCTATGCCCCGATCGTGCGCGGTATCGCGCGCAGCAATGCCCGCGTGCAAGTCCGCCAGCAAGGCAACATCCTCTACGAAACCACGGTGGCACCCGGGCCGTTCGAGATCGATGACCTGTACCCCACCGGCTACGGCGGCGACATCGAAGTCGTGGTTACCGAGGCGGACGGCAGCGTGCACGTATCGACGATGCCCTACGCCGCCGCGGTGAACGCCTTGCGCGCCGGCCAGAGCCGCTACAGCGTCACCGCGGGCCAGTACCGCAACACGGTACTGCAAGGCTCGACGCTGCTGCTGCAGGGCACTTACCTGCACGGTTTCAGCAACACCGTTACCGGCTACGGCGGCTTTGTGGCCGCGCAAGGCTATGGGGCAATCGCCGCGGGTGCCGCGCTGAATACCGACCTGGGTGCCTTTGGCGCCGACATTACGCATGCCAGCACGCGGCTGCAGGGTCAACCGGACCGCAGCGGCCAGAGCGTGCGGCTGAGCTACAGCAAGCTGGTTGCACCAACCAATACCAATTTCTCGGTTGCGGCATACCGCTACTCCAGCCGGGGCTACCTCGGCCTCGCCGATGCCATGTCCTGGCTCGCGCTGGACCAGGCGGGACGGCTGCCAAGCCTGCCCACCGCGCGCGGCAAGCTGCAGCTGAGCATCAACCAGGCCCTGCCGGCCGGCTATGGCAACTTCTACCTGACCGGCTCGGTGCAGAGCTACTGGCAGGGCGGCAGCACCGTCAGCCAGTTCCAGGCCGGCTACAACAATACTTACCGCGCCATCGCCTATGGGGTGTCGGCGTCGCGGCAACTGAATGTCGCCACGAGCAAGTGGGACACGCGCGTGATGCTGACCGTCGGCCTGCCGCTGGGCAAGTCGCCACGGGCACCCTACTCGCTGACCAGCGTCCAGCGCGGCTCCGACGGTTCCTTCACGGCACAGGAGACCGTGACCGGCACGCTCGGCAGCGACAATGCCTTCAGCTATGCCCTCAATGCTGGACATACCGGCGGCGGGTCCGGCAGCGCCAACAGTATCGGTGGCAGCGTCTCCTATATCTCGCCGTTTGCGACGATGACCGCCAACGCGTCCAGGAGTACCGCATATACGCAGGCCGGCGCGGGCATTTCCGGCGGCATCGTGGCCTACGCGGATGGCGTGGCGTTCTCGCCGTCCCTTGGCGATACCGTCGCTGTGGTCGAGGCCAAAGACGCCGCAGGCGCGCGCCTGGCCAACGGCGCCGGGCTGCGTGTCGACCCGTGGGGCCATGCCGTGGTCTCGAACCTGGTGCCGTTCGCGCGGAACGAAATCGAGCTCGATCCGCAGGGCCTGCCGCTGGAAGTCACTCTCAAGTCGACGCAGCAGCGGATCGCGCCCACCGCGGGCGCGGTGGTGCGGGTGCGCTTCGAAACCGAGAATCCCGGCCGCGCGGCAATCCTGCGCACGCGCCTGCCGGATGGCGCGCCAGTGCCGTTCGGCGCCGAAGTGTTCAGTGCAGACGGCAAGCCGGTCGGGACCGTGGCGCAGGCAGGCCGCGTGCTAGTACGCGGGCTGGCAACGGACGCCGGCACGCTGACGGCACGGTGGAGCCAGGCCAGTGGCGATGCCTGCACGCTGCACTATGACCTCGGCAAGCCTGGCAACCAGGCGGCGGCAATGGTGGCCAGCGATGCACCGTGCACGCGCTGA
- a CDS encoding fimbria/pilus periplasmic chaperone: MLYISLRNLLAAPIAALALSCALPANASVIVGGTRVVYRAADKEVTLKLTNEGQSPALTQAWVDAGTATPTPTSIEVPFTITPPIARIDPGKGQTLRILYTGEPLPQDKESLFWLNVLEIPPKPSADEAGVNSLQMALRSRFKLFFRPAGLPGSATEAPAALRWELGSRDGKPVLLAHNPTPYHVSPVSVEVIAGEHLAKATDPDMIAPGATATFHLDSEVRNPAGATVRVHCINDFGGRDKFGAPLNASGSR, translated from the coding sequence ATGCTGTACATATCCCTGCGAAACTTGCTGGCCGCCCCCATAGCCGCGCTGGCGCTGTCGTGCGCGTTGCCCGCCAACGCCTCCGTCATCGTCGGCGGCACGCGCGTGGTCTACCGCGCCGCGGACAAGGAAGTCACGCTAAAACTGACCAACGAAGGGCAATCGCCCGCGCTCACCCAGGCGTGGGTCGATGCCGGGACGGCGACCCCGACGCCGACCTCGATCGAAGTGCCCTTCACGATCACCCCGCCGATCGCGCGCATCGACCCGGGCAAGGGCCAGACGCTACGCATTCTCTATACCGGCGAGCCGCTGCCGCAAGACAAGGAGTCGCTGTTCTGGCTCAACGTGCTTGAAATCCCGCCGAAGCCGTCCGCCGATGAAGCTGGCGTCAACTCGCTGCAAATGGCACTCCGTTCGCGCTTCAAGCTGTTCTTCCGCCCCGCCGGCCTGCCGGGCAGCGCCACGGAGGCGCCGGCTGCGTTGCGCTGGGAACTTGGCAGCCGCGACGGCAAACCCGTGCTGCTGGCGCATAACCCAACGCCATACCATGTGTCGCCGGTCAGCGTCGAGGTCATTGCCGGCGAGCACCTTGCCAAGGCGACAGACCCGGACATGATTGCGCCTGGCGCCACTGCAACCTTCCACCTGGACAGCGAAGTCCGCAACCCTGCCGGCGCCACGGTGCGTGTGCACTGCATCAACGACTTCGGCGGCAGAGACAAATTCGGCGCGCCGCTGAACGCCTCCGGCTCTCGCTAG
- a CDS encoding fimbrial protein: MKFAFAPVVIAAGIVFASQSAHAADGTITFNGNISPTSCEINGNGTGSKSFTVTLPTVSAKTLNTAGARAGRTPFTIALSCDADTGAVHTYFEPGPTTDASTGNLVINSGTGTASNVQIGLLNADFSQIKAGFADSAQNSLPMQLTGGTATLSYFAEYVATGQATSGAANSSVMYTIAYP; the protein is encoded by the coding sequence ATGAAATTCGCATTTGCACCGGTGGTAATTGCCGCCGGCATCGTCTTCGCGTCGCAATCCGCGCATGCCGCCGACGGCACCATTACCTTCAACGGCAACATCTCCCCCACCTCGTGCGAGATCAATGGCAACGGCACCGGCTCAAAGTCGTTCACCGTCACGCTGCCGACCGTGTCGGCAAAGACGCTGAACACCGCTGGTGCGCGCGCCGGCCGCACCCCCTTCACCATTGCACTGAGCTGCGATGCGGATACCGGCGCGGTCCATACCTACTTCGAACCGGGACCGACCACCGACGCCAGCACCGGCAACCTGGTGATCAACAGCGGCACCGGCACGGCAAGCAATGTGCAGATCGGGCTGCTCAATGCCGACTTCTCCCAGATCAAGGCCGGCTTTGCGGACAGCGCCCAGAACTCGCTGCCCATGCAGCTGACCGGCGGCACGGCCACCCTGTCCTACTTTGCCGAATACGTTGCCACCGGCCAGGCCACCTCGGGCGCGGCCAATTCCAGCGTGATGTACACCATCGCGTATCCGTGA
- a CDS encoding L,D-transpeptidase family protein yields the protein MPSFPTAAMRLTGASLAAGKAALLALCLAARHVSGHRPGKMKLALAALLLAGAAGAPVLAQAPQTTQTPPAPPAPPASAPQAAPAPEGPLWFAQGRPVPEARQAVDALSNAAADGLDPGDYDAEALRQAVHQAATGPVLATDAAARLGAALTAAMERMLADLHGGRINPRAVRADFAPQEERPYDAATVLREAVAQHRLPDAVRQAAPTFPLYGTLREALARYREIAALPVWAQPLPALPAGKLTPGQPWAGTAALTARLVALGDLPAGTKPPARYEGALVNGVKAFQSRHGLQADGVIGTGTLAQLNLPMASRVRQIELTMERMRWTPLDGPRMIVVNVPEFMLRAYEIRDGKLDIKLEMKVIVGKALDTRTPLFEEDMRYIEFSPYWNVPPSIAKRETVPRLQRDPAYFNQQGFEFVTGDGKAVTTLSEDNLEAVLNGRMRIRQRPGPMNALGDIKFMFPNNENIYLHHTPTPQLFKRDRRDFSHGCIRVESPVALAQFVLQDMPDWNEARIREAMARGKSNTVRLQQPLPVVLAYGTVIARADGRVSFLPDIYGHDKLLDKALRQRTGRPSPPAIARAAARQ from the coding sequence ATGCCTTCGTTCCCGACAGCCGCCATGCGCCTGACCGGCGCCAGTCTTGCCGCAGGCAAGGCTGCTCTCCTTGCGCTTTGCCTGGCCGCGCGTCACGTCAGCGGCCACCGTCCCGGCAAAATGAAGCTAGCGCTCGCCGCACTGTTGCTGGCGGGCGCCGCCGGAGCCCCGGTCCTGGCCCAGGCGCCTCAGACGACCCAGACTCCACCAGCGCCACCAGCGCCACCAGCGTCGGCGCCACAAGCCGCTCCGGCACCTGAGGGACCACTATGGTTCGCCCAGGGCAGGCCCGTACCGGAAGCCAGGCAGGCGGTCGACGCGCTGTCCAACGCGGCTGCGGATGGACTCGATCCGGGCGACTACGATGCCGAGGCGCTGCGTCAGGCAGTGCACCAGGCGGCCACCGGGCCGGTGCTCGCAACGGATGCCGCCGCCCGTCTTGGCGCCGCGCTGACCGCCGCGATGGAGCGCATGCTGGCCGACCTGCACGGCGGCCGTATCAATCCCCGTGCGGTCCGCGCCGATTTCGCGCCACAGGAAGAACGCCCGTATGACGCCGCCACGGTGCTGCGCGAGGCGGTCGCGCAACACCGCCTGCCGGACGCGGTGCGCCAGGCCGCGCCCACTTTCCCCCTGTATGGCACGCTGCGCGAGGCATTGGCCCGCTACCGCGAGATCGCCGCGCTGCCGGTCTGGGCGCAGCCGCTGCCGGCGCTGCCCGCGGGCAAGCTGACGCCGGGGCAGCCGTGGGCGGGCACTGCGGCGCTGACGGCGCGCCTGGTGGCACTGGGCGACCTGCCGGCCGGCACGAAGCCGCCGGCGCGCTATGAAGGCGCACTCGTCAATGGCGTCAAAGCGTTCCAGTCGCGGCACGGGCTCCAGGCCGACGGCGTGATCGGCACCGGGACGCTGGCGCAACTTAATCTGCCCATGGCCAGCCGGGTGCGGCAGATCGAACTGACCATGGAGCGGATGCGCTGGACCCCGCTCGATGGCCCGCGCATGATCGTGGTCAACGTGCCGGAGTTCATGCTGCGCGCCTACGAGATCCGCGACGGCAAGCTCGACATCAAGCTGGAGATGAAGGTGATCGTCGGCAAGGCGCTGGACACGCGCACGCCGTTGTTCGAGGAAGATATGCGCTACATCGAGTTCAGCCCGTACTGGAACGTGCCGCCGTCGATCGCCAAGCGCGAGACGGTGCCCCGGCTGCAACGCGATCCGGCGTATTTCAACCAGCAGGGCTTCGAGTTCGTGACCGGCGACGGCAAGGCCGTGACCACGCTGTCCGAGGACAACCTGGAAGCCGTGCTCAATGGCCGCATGCGCATCCGGCAGCGCCCCGGCCCCATGAACGCGCTGGGCGACATCAAGTTCATGTTCCCCAACAACGAAAACATCTACCTGCACCACACCCCGACGCCGCAGCTGTTCAAGCGCGACCGGCGCGACTTCAGCCACGGCTGCATCCGCGTGGAATCCCCAGTGGCACTGGCTCAGTTCGTGCTGCAGGATATGCCTGACTGGAACGAGGCGCGTATCCGCGAGGCGATGGCGCGCGGGAAGTCGAACACGGTGCGGCTGCAGCAACCGCTGCCGGTGGTGCTGGCCTATGGCACGGTCATCGCCCGGGCCGATGGTCGTGTATCCTTCCTGCCTGACATCTACGGTCACGACAAACTGCTGGACAAGGCGCTGCGGCAACGCACCGGGCGCCCCTCGCCGCCAGCCATCGCGCGCGCTGCTGCCAGGCAGTGA
- a CDS encoding YcbK family protein, giving the protein MNDATRKARRRFLHTTGGLALAAGLMPLAPRQALASLPDARTLAFDHTHTGERIKLVYAVGDSFVPEALTSLNGFLRDHYSGQVGVIDPQLFDLLYQLRRELGTNEPFQVISGYRSPATNSRLRTSRGGGVARHSLHMDGKAIDIRVAGVPLGDLRDAAKTLKGGGVGFYQGEQFVHLDTGRVRYW; this is encoded by the coding sequence ATGAATGATGCGACGCGCAAGGCACGCCGCCGCTTTCTACATACCACCGGAGGCCTGGCGCTGGCTGCCGGACTGATGCCCCTGGCGCCGCGCCAGGCGCTTGCCAGCCTGCCCGATGCGCGCACGCTGGCCTTTGACCACACTCATACGGGTGAGCGCATCAAGCTCGTCTATGCCGTGGGCGACAGTTTTGTGCCCGAGGCACTTACTTCGCTCAATGGTTTCCTGCGCGACCATTATTCGGGCCAGGTTGGAGTGATCGATCCGCAGCTGTTCGACCTGCTGTACCAGCTGCGCCGAGAACTCGGTACCAACGAACCGTTCCAGGTCATCTCGGGCTATCGCAGTCCGGCCACAAATTCGCGCCTGCGAACCTCGCGTGGCGGCGGGGTCGCCAGGCACAGCCTCCACATGGACGGCAAGGCCATCGACATCCGCGTCGCCGGCGTGCCGCTCGGTGACCTGCGCGATGCCGCGAAGACGTTGAAGGGCGGGGGTGTCGGTTTTTACCAGGGCGAGCAATTCGTACACCTGGATACGGGCCGGGTACGCTACTGGTAA
- a CDS encoding UxaA family hydrolase: MIHVVLHDAKDTVAVAVVEGIQAGTRLNAWIMDEDKIVTVTALQPIPIGHKVALCDMDPDDTVYKYGIDIGKVVAPIKAGEHAHVHNIKTKRW, from the coding sequence ATGATTCACGTAGTGCTGCACGACGCCAAGGACACCGTGGCGGTGGCCGTGGTGGAAGGGATCCAGGCTGGCACCAGGCTGAACGCCTGGATCATGGATGAGGACAAGATCGTGACCGTGACCGCGCTGCAGCCGATCCCCATCGGCCACAAGGTAGCGCTGTGCGACATGGATCCCGATGACACCGTCTACAAGTACGGCATCGACATCGGCAAGGTGGTGGCGCCGATCAAGGCGGGCGAACACGCCCACGTCCACAACATCAAGACCAAGCGCTGGTAA